In one window of Holophagales bacterium DNA:
- a CDS encoding P-II family nitrogen regulator codes for MKLVVAVVRPEKVNDVLEALFRADVQGLTISRVKGHGGETERVETYRGTTVKMELSEKVRLEIGVSNHFVETTVSAIATAARTGEVGDGKIFVLPVERIVRIRTGEVDQAAVTPVGVEPHPERATVAG; via the coding sequence GTGAAGCTCGTCGTGGCCGTCGTCCGGCCCGAGAAAGTGAACGACGTCCTGGAGGCCCTCTTTCGGGCCGACGTCCAGGGACTGACGATCTCGCGCGTGAAGGGGCACGGCGGAGAGACCGAGCGCGTGGAGACTTACCGCGGCACGACCGTGAAGATGGAGCTCTCGGAGAAGGTGCGGCTCGAGATCGGCGTGTCGAACCACTTCGTCGAGACGACGGTCTCGGCCATCGCCACGGCGGCCCGTACCGGCGAGGTGGGAGACGGGAAGATCTTCGTCCTGCCGGTCGAGCGGATCGTGAGGATCCGCACGGGCGAGGTCGACCAGGCGGCGGTCACGCCGGTCGGGGTCGAACCGCATCCGGAGCGGGCGACGGTCGCCGGCTGA